In Deltaproteobacteria bacterium, the following proteins share a genomic window:
- a CDS encoding type II toxin-antitoxin system Phd/YefM family antitoxin, translating to MRFASVAEVKNHLSAYLARARKKREPIVVTHHGRPYALIQPISERDLERLEWDRLARQRLEAAWEGDDDALYDYL from the coding sequence ATGCGCTTCGCGAGCGTAGCGGAAGTCAAGAACCACCTGTCCGCCTATCTGGCCCGTGCACGGAAGAAGAGGGAGCCGATCGTGGTCACGCATCACGGAAGGCCCTACGCGCTGATCCAGCCGATTTCGGAGCGGGATCTCGAGCGGCTCGAGTGGGATCGTCTCGCGAGGCAGCGCCTGGAGGCGGCGTGGGAAGGGGACGACGATGCCCTCTACGACTACCTATAG
- a CDS encoding type II toxin-antitoxin system PemK/MazF family toxin, with protein MPSTTTYSRGQVAVVEVGFSEGTGSKPRPAVVVSTEKFHRSLPDIIVCPISSQPRYYRRPGPGDRPLRSWRTVGLRHPSTVRVSKLLSVDKTIVKRVIGDLVPDDLAGVETILRQALALA; from the coding sequence ATGCCCTCTACGACTACCTATAGCCGCGGTCAGGTGGCGGTCGTCGAGGTCGGCTTCTCCGAAGGTACGGGATCGAAGCCTCGTCCCGCGGTGGTGGTGAGCACCGAGAAGTTCCACCGTTCGCTCCCCGACATCATCGTGTGCCCGATCAGCAGCCAGCCCCGATACTACCGCCGCCCGGGACCGGGCGACCGGCCTCTCCGTTCATGGCGGACAGTCGGGCTCCGTCATCCCAGCACCGTCCGTGTCTCGAAGCTCCTCTCCGTCGACAAGACCATCGTCAAGCGGGTGATCGGCGATCTCGTGCCTGACGATCTTGCGGGTGTTGAAACGATCCTTCGGCAGGCGCTTGCGCTGGCGTAG